One Cardinium endosymbiont cEper1 of Encarsia pergandiella genomic region harbors:
- a CDS encoding ankyrin repeat domain-containing protein, whose amino-acid sequence MNKSLKQIDPIKPSNCSSKSIATWSFLAALQFSSCISGKRQGFTDLNGPPSMDYFACKDVDRFKYLQGKARDILFRHAPDLNGQTALYNAISKGDLVSVQSLLNDKDIDPNAVGNGLTSLVWALKCKHEKIFYFLLAHQDINITTPDRETGLTPLHLAIINGWMAGVRALVADLFEGDLSVKDKRGNTPLDLAMRDGRKGLLMLLVDTFPAEALRANDENGMPLLHICIRRQLIDATACLIHKFPNEDLYQKDQTGMTPLHLAVKYLPKDIIVLLANKLPVEALASEDNKGRTPLHLAARIKKKNAFKLLLDQIVDRSGKDRAIAALFKPNNKGSSVFQCSYLPKHRDWSALLHNSKVQIPTVSIQEKQMFKYVLETLPGCLTIQQYSGPKKSDKVL is encoded by the coding sequence ATGAATAAAAGTTTAAAACAGATTGATCCTATCAAGCCGTCTAACTGCTCATCAAAAAGCATTGCAACGTGGTCATTTTTGGCTGCTTTACAGTTTTCTTCTTGCATAAGTGGTAAACGTCAAGGGTTTACGGATCTTAATGGCCCTCCTTCTATGGACTATTTTGCGTGTAAGGATGTGGATAGGTTCAAATACCTACAGGGTAAAGCACGTGATATACTTTTCCGCCACGCACCTGATTTAAATGGGCAAACTGCTCTTTACAATGCTATCAGTAAAGGTGACTTAGTGTCGGTTCAATCTTTATTGAATGATAAAGATATAGATCCCAATGCAGTCGGGAATGGTTTGACTTCACTTGTCTGGGCGCTTAAATGTAAGCATGAAAAAATATTTTATTTTTTATTGGCACATCAGGATATCAATATTACCACTCCAGATCGGGAAACAGGTCTTACGCCGCTCCATTTAGCTATTATAAATGGATGGATGGCTGGAGTAAGGGCGTTGGTGGCCGATTTGTTTGAAGGGGATTTATCTGTCAAAGATAAGAGGGGAAACACCCCGTTAGACCTGGCGATGCGCGATGGAAGAAAGGGTTTACTGATGTTACTGGTGGATACATTTCCTGCAGAAGCTTTACGTGCCAACGATGAAAATGGCATGCCACTATTACATATATGTATCAGACGCCAGTTGATTGATGCTACCGCATGCTTGATCCATAAGTTTCCTAACGAAGATCTATATCAAAAAGATCAAACCGGTATGACGCCGCTCCATTTGGCAGTGAAGTATTTGCCTAAGGATATAATCGTGTTGCTGGCTAATAAACTTCCTGTAGAAGCTTTGGCCAGTGAAGATAATAAGGGCAGAACACCGCTACACTTAGCTGCCCGTATTAAAAAGAAAAATGCGTTTAAATTATTATTGGATCAAATAGTAGATCGTTCGGGTAAAGATCGTGCCATTGCAGCATTGTTTAAACCAAATAATAAAGGCTCTTCTGTATTTCAGTGTAGTTATTTACCTAAACATAGGGATTGGTCGGCCTTATTGCATAACAGTAAAGTCCAAATTCCAACTGTATCTATTCAGGAAAAGCAGATGTTTAAGTATGTATTGGAAACGTTACCTGGCTGCCTAACCATTCAGCAGTATAGTGGACCGAAAAAATCGGACAAAGTTTTATAA
- a CDS encoding DciA family protein, whose protein sequence is MNDLQHAKSLKELVDRFLETSPFQKQLTAAMVRTAWHKTMPKVVCNRTEKLYVHHNKIFLKITSAPLRHELKLNRDKILTALHAEMADTLLQDVVFL, encoded by the coding sequence ATGAATGATTTACAACATGCCAAAAGCCTTAAAGAATTGGTGGATAGGTTTCTTGAAACTTCTCCTTTTCAGAAACAATTGACAGCAGCTATGGTACGTACCGCATGGCATAAAACCATGCCTAAAGTGGTTTGTAATCGGACAGAAAAGCTCTATGTACATCATAATAAGATATTTTTAAAAATAACTTCTGCGCCTTTACGCCATGAGCTAAAGCTTAATAGGGATAAAATCCTTACTGCACTTCATGCAGAGATGGCGGATACCCTCTTACAGGATGTTGTTTTTTTATAA
- the eno gene encoding phosphopyruvate hydratase, with protein MSKISAIKAYEILDSRGYPTIAAEVHLVSGETGYASVPSGASTGSLEALELRDLDANRYHGKGVLQAVEHIQTIICTNLVGKNIDDQVGLDSLMIALDGSSNKQHLGANAILAVSLAIAKAAALHFRQPLYQYFSSLIGPVSNVTYKMPVPMMNIINGGLHADNPLAIQEFMILPLGFASFSEALRAGVEIFHVLKHSFKQKGLSTNVGDEGGFSPNLYRTTEAIESILEAIIQAGYTPGEDIYLGLDIASTGWYQPDGLYCIENRQFTRSEWIAYLVDLVDQYPIISIEDGMAETDYMGWNQLTQQLGDRVQLVGDDLFVTHPDLVKKGIAQNLANAVLIKYNQIGSLTETFQTIALTIQAHYAAIISHRSGETEDTTIADLVVGTGVGQIKTGAVCRTDRVAKYNRLLRIESDLKDKVSYAGRDVFARFLNKK; from the coding sequence ATGTCAAAGATTAGTGCCATTAAGGCATATGAAATTTTAGATTCCCGTGGCTATCCAACGATAGCAGCTGAGGTACATCTAGTATCAGGGGAAACAGGCTACGCCAGTGTGCCCTCTGGTGCTTCTACAGGTTCCCTTGAAGCATTAGAACTAAGAGATCTAGATGCCAATCGTTATCATGGAAAAGGGGTGTTACAAGCAGTCGAACATATACAAACCATCATTTGTACAAATTTAGTTGGTAAAAATATTGATGATCAAGTTGGTTTAGATAGCTTAATGATAGCCCTTGATGGTTCGTCTAATAAACAGCATTTGGGTGCTAATGCGATTTTAGCGGTTTCTTTAGCAATTGCTAAAGCAGCTGCTTTACATTTTCGGCAACCATTATATCAATACTTTTCTAGTTTAATAGGTCCAGTATCGAATGTAACGTATAAGATGCCAGTGCCTATGATGAATATTATAAATGGCGGTTTGCATGCAGATAATCCGCTTGCTATACAAGAGTTTATGATTCTACCCTTAGGATTTGCTTCTTTTAGTGAAGCATTACGTGCAGGTGTAGAAATTTTTCATGTTTTAAAGCATTCTTTTAAACAAAAAGGGCTAAGTACAAATGTCGGTGACGAAGGTGGCTTTTCCCCTAATTTATATAGAACCACAGAGGCGATTGAATCTATTTTAGAAGCCATTATCCAAGCTGGTTATACGCCTGGTGAAGATATTTATTTGGGTCTAGATATTGCCAGTACTGGATGGTATCAACCAGACGGATTGTATTGTATAGAAAATAGGCAGTTCACTAGATCGGAATGGATAGCTTATTTGGTAGATTTAGTAGATCAATATCCTATTATAAGTATAGAAGATGGTATGGCTGAAACAGATTATATGGGTTGGAATCAACTGACGCAACAATTGGGTGACCGGGTGCAATTGGTAGGGGATGACCTATTTGTCACCCATCCAGACCTAGTAAAGAAAGGCATAGCGCAAAATTTAGCCAATGCAGTCTTGATTAAATACAATCAAATAGGCAGTTTAACAGAGACTTTTCAAACTATTGCGCTCACCATACAAGCCCACTATGCTGCTATTATTTCGCATCGATCTGGAGAAACAGAGGATACTACGATTGCTGATCTAGTTGTTGGAACAGGGGTTGGACAGATTAAAACAGGTGCAGTTTGTCGTACAGATCGTGTAGCTAAATACAATCGTTTATTGCGTATTGAATCTGATTTAAAAGATAAAGTAAGTTATGCAGGACGCGATGTTTTTGCTCGCTTTTTAAATAAAAAATAA